One genomic segment of Novisyntrophococcus fermenticellae includes these proteins:
- a CDS encoding ABC transporter ATP-binding protein, whose protein sequence is MKLMLHYLKRYKIYIFLNILAVLGFAAAELGIPTIVSKLIDNGIILNDKAYIYKMGLVMLAVSLLGGVGNIVIAYCSSRVSSNIVRDIRNDIFRKSQDYSHTEYNKFGVSSMITRTTNDAFILMQFTNILLRTALLTPIMIVISIFMVIRTSLSLSMVIGACIPVLCLGIYLVARTSKPISDRQQKGMDRLNRITRENLTGVRVIRAFCKDAYEARRFSDANEEYARSSKKLFKLMSVTQPAFFLLLNLGIAVVFILSSRLIDMGTLQVGQLVAFQEYMFHAMFSMMMFSMVFIMYPRAEISAVRIQELLDEKPIIKNPKNPVEDGDGSTTLIFDHVSFQYPDGEAPVLHDISFAAGKGDTVAFIGSTGSGKSTLINLIPRFYDISTGSIRVDGVDIRKYDLKALRRKIGFIPQKALLFSGSINENIRYGKHNAAQNEVVHSAKIAEAYDFISEKPHQFDEMIEEGGSNVSGGQRQRLSIARAIVRKPEIYIFDDSFSALDFKTDAKLRQKLKVETKEAITLIVAQRVSSIMDATKIIVLNEGMVVGTGTHRELLDSCPIYREIAESQLSKEELEA, encoded by the coding sequence ATGAAATTGATGCTGCATTATTTAAAGCGGTATAAAATCTATATATTTTTAAACATACTGGCCGTCCTGGGCTTTGCGGCTGCGGAGCTTGGAATTCCCACGATTGTGTCGAAATTAATTGACAATGGCATCATCTTAAATGACAAGGCTTACATCTACAAAATGGGGCTGGTCATGCTGGCCGTATCTCTTCTGGGCGGAGTCGGCAATATCGTGATCGCCTACTGCAGTTCCAGGGTCAGTTCGAATATTGTAAGGGATATCCGCAACGATATTTTCAGAAAATCCCAGGATTATTCTCACACGGAATACAATAAATTCGGGGTTTCCAGTATGATTACAAGAACGACGAATGATGCATTTATCCTGATGCAGTTCACCAATATCCTGCTTCGTACCGCACTTTTGACGCCCATTATGATTGTTATAAGTATATTTATGGTAATCCGGACCAGCCTGTCCCTTTCCATGGTAATCGGAGCCTGTATCCCGGTTCTCTGCCTTGGCATCTATCTGGTTGCCAGAACCAGTAAGCCCATCAGTGACAGACAGCAAAAGGGGATGGACCGCCTGAACAGAATTACGAGAGAAAACCTGACAGGTGTCCGGGTCATCCGTGCTTTCTGTAAAGATGCTTATGAAGCCCGGCGTTTTTCCGATGCAAATGAAGAATATGCCAGGAGTTCCAAAAAGCTGTTTAAGCTGATGTCTGTTACCCAGCCCGCATTTTTTCTGCTCCTGAACCTGGGGATTGCGGTGGTATTTATACTTTCCAGCCGCTTGATTGATATGGGGACGCTTCAGGTCGGTCAGCTTGTAGCTTTTCAGGAATACATGTTTCACGCGATGTTCTCCATGATGATGTTTTCCATGGTCTTTATTATGTATCCAAGGGCCGAAATCAGTGCAGTACGAATTCAAGAGCTGCTTGATGAAAAACCGATTATAAAAAATCCCAAAAATCCTGTGGAAGATGGAGACGGCAGCACCACACTTATATTTGATCACGTATCTTTCCAGTATCCGGACGGGGAAGCACCCGTCCTGCATGACATCTCATTTGCAGCCGGTAAAGGAGATACCGTGGCGTTTATCGGAAGTACCGGAAGCGGCAAGAGTACCTTAATCAACTTAATCCCCCGCTTCTACGATATCAGTACCGGAAGCATCCGGGTTGATGGTGTTGATATCCGCAAATACGACCTTAAGGCGCTTCGCAGGAAGATTGGCTTTATTCCGCAGAAAGCGCTGCTCTTCAGCGGGAGTATCAACGAAAATATTCGCTACGGAAAACACAATGCCGCTCAAAATGAGGTCGTGCATTCTGCAAAAATAGCGGAAGCTTACGATTTTATCTCGGAAAAACCACATCAGTTTGATGAAATGATTGAAGAAGGCGGAAGCAATGTCTCCGGCGGCCAGCGTCAACGCTTAAGTATTGCAAGAGCCATCGTTCGTAAACCTGAAATCTATATTTTTGATGATTCATTTTCTGCTCTGGATTTTAAAACCGATGCAAAGCTTCGTCAAAAATTGAAGGTAGAAACAAAGGAAGCGATTACACTGATTGTCGCACAGCGGGTGTCTTCCATCATGGATGCGACCAAAATTATTGTGCTGAACGAAGGTATGGTGGTAGGGACAGGTACACATCGCGAATTATTAGACAGTTGTCCTATCTATCGGGAAATCGCTGAAAGTCAATTATCAAAGGAGGAATTAGAGGCATGA
- a CDS encoding sugar ABC transporter ATP-binding protein has protein sequence MEENCYILDMRNITKTFPGVKALDKVDFRVQYGEVHCLIGANGAGKSTLMKILSGAYTEDSGEIYFDHELLKPHGTEKRRKSGIAVIYQELSLFNELTVAENVYINNYPKARNGSIDWKKVYQDTQELADSLDIHIDAKATVSSLNIGQRQLTEIMKALACNAKLIVMDEPSSTLSQSEFEILVKVIKDLKQKGITIIYISHHLEELFLLGDRITVLRDGKFVVCQKCSMLDENSLVEYMTGIDLSKIESEEAEIHPVSSDVVLELSEVSNNVDTNINLKLHKGEVLGLYGLVGSGRTEILQSIFGIRPVTRGKIMIHGKEVTIKNAQNAIKENVGFTPENRKLQGLVLALPVWENMAMVSLCNYSKKGRIRYKSLNDACEAYKIKLNIKTPSINTTTRNLSGGNQQKVILSKWLMQDCDILLLDEPTQGIDVIAKEEIYKLIREITARGKSVIIVSSELQELMRICDNIHVMYDGEQVFFSNKSKFNQEKILHASVLGRAIS, from the coding sequence ATGGAGGAAAATTGTTATATTCTTGACATGCGGAATATAACCAAAACATTTCCGGGGGTGAAGGCTTTAGATAAAGTTGATTTCAGGGTTCAATATGGCGAAGTACATTGTTTGATAGGCGCAAACGGTGCAGGGAAATCCACGCTCATGAAAATACTGTCCGGTGCATATACCGAAGACAGCGGCGAAATTTATTTTGACCATGAACTGCTGAAACCCCATGGGACTGAAAAAAGGCGCAAATCCGGAATCGCAGTTATTTATCAGGAATTATCTCTCTTCAATGAACTGACCGTAGCCGAAAACGTTTACATCAATAACTATCCCAAAGCCAGAAATGGCTCCATCGACTGGAAGAAAGTCTACCAGGATACGCAAGAGCTTGCCGACAGCCTGGATATTCACATCGATGCAAAGGCCACTGTGAGTTCTCTGAATATAGGACAACGCCAGCTGACAGAAATCATGAAGGCTTTAGCCTGTAATGCGAAGCTTATAGTAATGGATGAACCATCCTCGACCCTTTCACAATCAGAGTTTGAGATTCTCGTTAAGGTAATTAAAGACCTGAAGCAAAAAGGAATAACGATTATCTATATTTCTCACCACTTAGAAGAATTATTTCTCCTTGGCGACCGGATAACGGTACTGCGTGACGGAAAATTTGTCGTCTGTCAAAAATGCAGCATGCTCGATGAAAACTCGCTTGTAGAGTACATGACTGGAATCGATTTATCTAAAATCGAATCAGAAGAAGCAGAAATCCACCCGGTATCCAGTGATGTTGTTTTGGAATTATCCGAAGTATCAAACAATGTGGACACCAATATTAACTTGAAATTACATAAGGGAGAAGTCCTGGGATTATATGGATTGGTCGGTTCCGGAAGAACGGAGATTCTCCAGTCCATCTTTGGTATACGTCCTGTGACTCGTGGAAAAATCATGATTCATGGTAAAGAAGTTACGATTAAAAATGCGCAGAATGCAATTAAGGAAAATGTGGGGTTTACACCTGAAAACCGGAAACTTCAGGGCCTGGTTCTCGCCCTGCCCGTATGGGAAAATATGGCGATGGTTTCTTTATGTAATTATTCAAAAAAAGGCCGCATCCGTTATAAGAGCTTAAACGATGCCTGTGAAGCATATAAAATAAAGCTGAACATAAAAACCCCATCGATCAATACGACCACCAGAAACCTGTCCGGCGGAAACCAGCAAAAGGTAATTCTCTCCAAATGGCTGATGCAGGATTGTGATATTCTGCTGCTGGATGAACCGACACAAGGCATCGATGTGATTGCCAAAGAAGAGATTTATAAACTGATCCGTGAAATAACTGCCCGGGGTAAAAGTGTAATCATTGTTTCTTCCGAGCTGCAGGAGCTGATGCGCATCTGTGATAACATTCATGTAATGTATGACGGAGAACAGGTATTCTTCTCAAATAAGAGTAAATTTAATCAGGAAAAAATATTACACGCCTCAGTTCTAGGGAGGGCCATTTCATGA
- a CDS encoding ABC transporter permease — MKKLHISELLKRYNLILLLLIFIIISTILSPNFLTLDNFLNLLQQASIPGIVAIAMTLVVLLGGIDLSVGSVLAFSGMVSSMVALQFSDGVMGILLSCLAALAVGSIMGFITGTLISRYKLPDFIASLAMMEIARGAALLTTSGNPVFGLGDKFHQIGGGFLFDKLAYTAILWIILTVIFSLILKYTVFGRSLFAIGGNREAAMLSGIKTKRNYTLTFVLSGLLSGFAGILTASWMSTGQPTAGNGYELDAIAASVIGGASLSGGKGSILGTFGGVFLLQVITNIFNLIGLPSYYQRIAKGIIIILALLLNNFVASDKGKE, encoded by the coding sequence ATGAAGAAACTACATATAAGCGAATTATTAAAAAGATATAACCTGATATTGCTTCTGCTGATTTTTATCATAATATCCACAATACTTTCGCCGAATTTTCTGACGCTTGATAATTTTCTGAATCTGCTGCAGCAGGCCTCTATTCCGGGTATTGTTGCCATAGCCATGACGCTTGTTGTTCTGCTTGGCGGCATCGACCTCTCCGTGGGTTCCGTATTGGCATTCTCCGGAATGGTCTCTTCTATGGTAGCACTGCAATTTTCGGATGGGGTTATGGGAATCCTGCTTTCCTGCCTTGCCGCATTAGCCGTAGGTTCCATCATGGGTTTCATCACAGGAACGCTGATATCCAGATATAAACTGCCTGACTTCATCGCTTCTCTTGCGATGATGGAAATCGCAAGGGGCGCAGCCCTCCTTACGACAAGCGGAAATCCGGTGTTTGGCCTGGGCGACAAATTCCATCAGATAGGCGGCGGCTTTCTGTTTGATAAGCTGGCATACACCGCTATCTTATGGATCATACTTACCGTTATTTTCTCGCTTATTCTTAAATATACCGTTTTCGGACGCAGTCTTTTTGCGATCGGCGGAAATCGCGAGGCTGCAATGCTTTCCGGTATCAAAACAAAGCGTAATTACACACTCACCTTTGTACTTTCCGGACTTTTATCCGGTTTTGCCGGAATTCTGACGGCATCCTGGATGTCCACCGGCCAGCCAACTGCGGGAAATGGGTATGAACTTGATGCAATTGCCGCCAGTGTAATTGGAGGCGCCAGTTTAAGCGGAGGCAAGGGTTCAATTTTAGGTACTTTTGGCGGTGTATTTTTATTACAGGTGATTACCAATATTTTTAATCTTATAGGGCTGCCCTCTTATTATCAAAGAATTGCCAAGGGCATTATCATCATACTGGCCCTTCTGTTAAATAATTTTGTAGCCTCGGATAAGGGTAAAGAATAA
- a CDS encoding dihydroxyacetone kinase subunit DhaK: MQRILNNPDDIVDEMLEGFLKVHSDIVEKTDNPRVVRAKKRSEDKVGVATGGGSGHKPAFIGYVGENMCDTAAVGEICSSPTAAAFLDAFRAADQGKGVACLYGNYSGDNMNVKMAVKMAKREGITVKTVVANDDVASAPKDDRGKRRGVAGEIFMWKAGGAKAALGGTLDEVTEAAQKAIDNTRSVGIGLTPCTLPAVGHPNFEIKEGTMEVGIGHHGEPGIEVSELETADKMAKRMVDIVAGDVPFQNGDEVAVLVSGLGATPVMELYVLYGEIGKLLEERGIKVYKSYVGNYFTSLEMMGATLTLMKLDEELKMLLDLPVNTMGLTQI; the protein is encoded by the coding sequence ATGCAAAGAATTCTGAATAATCCTGATGACATTGTGGATGAGATGCTGGAGGGGTTTTTAAAGGTACACAGCGATATCGTAGAAAAGACAGACAACCCGAGGGTGGTGAGAGCAAAAAAAAGGTCAGAGGACAAGGTGGGAGTTGCAACCGGAGGAGGTTCCGGACATAAACCGGCATTTATCGGATATGTGGGAGAAAACATGTGCGATACTGCCGCAGTCGGAGAAATATGTTCCTCGCCGACCGCCGCCGCATTTCTGGATGCCTTTCGGGCTGCAGACCAGGGAAAGGGAGTGGCCTGCCTGTACGGAAACTATTCCGGAGATAATATGAATGTTAAGATGGCTGTAAAGATGGCCAAAAGAGAGGGCATTACTGTAAAGACTGTGGTGGCAAATGACGATGTGGCGTCGGCACCAAAAGATGACAGAGGAAAGAGAAGGGGAGTAGCCGGTGAAATCTTCATGTGGAAAGCAGGCGGAGCAAAGGCTGCACTTGGCGGAACGCTGGACGAGGTGACAGAAGCGGCGCAAAAGGCGATTGATAACACGCGCAGCGTGGGTATCGGACTTACGCCCTGTACACTTCCGGCGGTCGGCCATCCAAACTTTGAAATCAAAGAGGGGACCATGGAGGTCGGAATTGGCCATCACGGTGAACCGGGAATTGAGGTCAGTGAATTGGAGACTGCAGACAAGATGGCCAAAAGAATGGTAGACATTGTCGCGGGTGATGTTCCGTTTCAAAACGGAGATGAAGTGGCTGTCCTGGTTTCTGGTCTGGGAGCAACCCCGGTTATGGAATTGTATGTGCTATATGGTGAAATCGGTAAATTACTGGAGGAGCGGGGAATAAAAGTCTACAAAAGCTATGTTGGGAACTATTTCACTTCATTGGAAATGATGGGAGCAACCTTGACGTTAATGAAATTAGACGAAGAACTGAAAATGTTGCTTGATCTCCCGGTGAATACCATGGGACTTACGCAGATCTAA
- a CDS encoding substrate-binding domain-containing protein, with the protein MKKLTTTILIAAMALSISACGNSSEKTSAGAAQSSASKSTETAESSGSKDSKNFTIGFSNCSQDTPFFANMTPIIEDYAKEKGLEVISLNADNDTSKQNKDIQDLISRGIDVLLINPVNEDGATAGIEACNKKNIPVITVDKNVTKGNTAWVGRDNKVMGKLVGEKLIELLGGEDAVGTILEIQGTAGSTTMMNRRDGFHEALEKAPGLKIVQSSYCDYDRSKAIPATQDMLQANKDVVAIFGHNDDMALGAAQVCQEQKLENVLVCGVDGLMESVLKIQDGKYHCTASNDPVLLGQTAVDAAIKVMAGETLDEFIDAGTVVIDKSNVDEYANKDLDFATMVK; encoded by the coding sequence ATGAAAAAGTTAACAACCACCATCCTCATCGCTGCTATGGCCCTTTCAATATCCGCCTGCGGCAATTCGTCCGAAAAAACTTCAGCAGGGGCCGCTCAAAGCAGCGCCTCCAAAAGTACCGAAACAGCAGAATCATCCGGCTCTAAGGACAGTAAGAATTTTACCATTGGTTTTTCAAACTGTTCACAGGATACACCTTTTTTTGCCAACATGACTCCGATTATTGAAGATTATGCAAAAGAAAAGGGGCTCGAAGTAATTTCGCTAAACGCTGATAACGATACCTCGAAGCAAAACAAAGATATTCAGGATTTGATTTCCAGAGGAATTGATGTCCTGCTTATCAATCCGGTAAACGAAGACGGTGCTACAGCCGGTATTGAAGCCTGCAATAAGAAAAACATCCCTGTCATTACCGTCGATAAGAACGTGACAAAAGGAAATACAGCCTGGGTAGGCCGTGACAATAAGGTAATGGGAAAACTTGTCGGAGAAAAACTGATTGAATTACTTGGCGGAGAAGATGCTGTCGGAACCATCCTGGAAATTCAGGGCACTGCCGGGTCTACCACCATGATGAACCGGCGCGACGGATTTCATGAAGCTCTGGAAAAAGCTCCGGGTTTAAAGATTGTACAATCGTCTTATTGCGACTATGATCGTTCAAAAGCAATTCCTGCCACGCAGGATATGCTGCAGGCCAATAAAGATGTAGTTGCAATCTTTGGCCACAACGATGATATGGCTTTGGGTGCAGCGCAGGTGTGCCAGGAACAAAAGCTAGAAAATGTACTGGTCTGCGGCGTGGACGGATTAATGGAATCCGTACTGAAAATACAAGACGGTAAATATCACTGTACCGCCTCCAATGATCCCGTTCTTTTGGGTCAGACTGCGGTCGATGCAGCAATAAAGGTAATGGCTGGTGAGACCCTGGACGAATTCATAGATGCCGGAACTGTCGTAATTGATAAGTCAAATGTTGACGAATATGCCAATAAAGATTTGGACTTCGCAACCATGGTAAAATAA
- a CDS encoding ABC transporter ATP-binding protein, whose translation MKKKTGLTRLIPYLKKYKLKIIGAILLIITAAAINAACPYFEGMITTQLFADVTAGHGVNFTRIFQIIAALIVFYITSASCNCFYQFLLTDAIQSTMVDLRNEVEGKIRRLPISYFDSRPLGDILSRVTNDMETVSNALQQSFAQVLNAVLGLSLAMFMMFRIQWKMALVAVFILIASAVISKVIVAKSQPLFRKQQDALGNLNAIVQEKYTGFNEIKLFGKQQDSFQEFKDANESLCENGFKAQFISGLMSPLVALVTYLGIGFAAIMGALFALSGIIKVGQLQSFIRYVWQVNQPLSQVTQLSGAIQSSVAAVHRIFEFLDEEEETEDVNYQPLKESVKGNVAFENVCFSYTPEKSLIQGLSADVKSGQMVAIVGPTGVGKTTLINLLMRFYDVTDGSIKIDGRDIRHMKREELRSQFGMVLQDTWLYKGTIWENIAYGKENATEEEIMNAAKIANVHHFIKTLPEGYDMVLNEEANNISQGEKQLLTIARAVLCNPPILILDEATSSVDTRLEQMLQDAMQRIMKGRTSFVIAHRLSTIKNADLILVMENGNIVEQGTHQELLNQKGYYEQLYHAQFARK comes from the coding sequence ATGAAAAAGAAAACCGGACTGACGCGGCTGATTCCTTATCTGAAGAAGTATAAGTTAAAAATCATCGGCGCAATTTTGCTGATTATCACAGCCGCTGCGATTAACGCCGCCTGCCCTTATTTTGAAGGAATGATTACGACTCAGCTCTTTGCCGATGTCACAGCAGGCCATGGGGTAAATTTTACCCGGATTTTTCAGATTATCGCAGCACTCATCGTCTTTTATATCACAAGTGCTTCCTGTAACTGCTTCTATCAGTTTTTACTGACGGATGCCATTCAGAGTACCATGGTTGATTTAAGAAATGAAGTAGAAGGAAAAATCAGACGCCTGCCAATCTCTTACTTTGACAGCCGTCCGCTCGGGGATATCTTAAGCAGGGTCACCAATGATATGGAAACCGTTTCCAATGCCCTGCAGCAGAGCTTTGCGCAGGTTTTAAATGCTGTTCTGGGGCTTAGCCTTGCAATGTTCATGATGTTCCGTATCCAGTGGAAGATGGCGCTGGTGGCCGTTTTTATCCTTATCGCTTCCGCAGTCATTTCCAAGGTCATCGTTGCCAAATCCCAGCCTCTATTCCGGAAACAGCAGGATGCCCTCGGAAATTTAAATGCAATTGTGCAGGAAAAATACACAGGCTTTAATGAAATTAAGCTTTTCGGAAAACAGCAGGATTCCTTTCAGGAATTTAAGGATGCGAATGAAAGTCTTTGTGAAAATGGGTTTAAGGCCCAGTTTATCAGCGGTCTTATGTCTCCTTTGGTAGCACTTGTCACTTATCTGGGAATCGGATTTGCAGCGATTATGGGTGCACTTTTTGCCCTGTCAGGCATTATAAAAGTAGGCCAGCTTCAATCATTTATCCGATACGTCTGGCAGGTCAACCAGCCCCTTTCCCAGGTCACGCAGCTTTCAGGTGCCATCCAGTCTTCTGTTGCAGCCGTACACAGGATTTTTGAATTTCTGGACGAGGAGGAAGAGACCGAAGACGTAAATTACCAGCCTTTAAAAGAATCCGTAAAGGGTAATGTAGCCTTTGAAAACGTATGCTTTTCCTATACGCCTGAAAAGTCACTGATTCAGGGGTTATCTGCAGATGTAAAAAGTGGGCAGATGGTGGCAATCGTAGGTCCTACGGGAGTCGGAAAGACGACCCTGATTAATCTGCTCATGCGTTTTTACGACGTGACAGACGGCAGCATTAAAATAGACGGCAGGGACATCCGGCACATGAAGCGGGAAGAGCTCCGCTCCCAATTTGGCATGGTGCTGCAGGATACCTGGCTTTACAAGGGTACCATATGGGAAAATATTGCCTACGGAAAAGAAAATGCCACAGAAGAAGAAATTATGAATGCCGCAAAAATTGCAAATGTTCACCATTTCATAAAAACCTTGCCGGAAGGCTACGATATGGTACTAAATGAAGAAGCCAACAATATTTCACAGGGCGAAAAGCAGCTTCTTACCATTGCCCGTGCTGTGCTCTGCAATCCACCCATCTTAATACTGGATGAAGCGACCAGCTCGGTGGATACCCGTCTTGAACAGATGCTTCAGGATGCCATGCAGCGGATCATGAAGGGGCGGACCTCCTTTGTCATAGCACACAGACTTTCAACCATTAAGAATGCAGACTTAATCCTGGTGATGGAGAATGGTAACATCGTAGAACAGGGAACCCATCAGGAGCTCCTTAATCAGAAAGGTTATTATGAGCAGCTGTATCATGCACAGTTTGCCCGCAAATGA
- a CDS encoding alcohol dehydrogenase catalytic domain-containing protein, with protein sequence MGSLPKKMRAIVAYAPGDYRFETVDTPTAGEGEMILKVEACGICAGDTKAYAGAESFWGGNGQPPYIKAPMIPGHEFVGHVVEMGANVKGNWKIGDRICPEQIVPCGECMFCKTGRHWMCEKHDLFGFQNNVNGGMAEYVKLTKEALPYAVPEHMPIEKAALIEPYGCSYHCVERAQVTTKDVVVLSGAGTLGLGMVGALRRANPKKLVVLDMSDERLKKAKEFGADLVMNPGKEDVVKNIKEMTGGYGCDIYIEATGHPSSVTQGLQAIRKMGRFVEFSVFGENVSCDWSIISDRKELDLLGSHLSPYCFDTVIDWIDTEILPTQGVVTNQFALEDWEEAFHIAKTGENGALKVVLVPEMCAKGD encoded by the coding sequence ATGGGAAGCTTACCAAAAAAAATGAGAGCAATTGTTGCATATGCCCCGGGGGACTATAGATTCGAGACGGTAGACACTCCGACAGCGGGAGAGGGTGAGATGATTTTAAAAGTGGAGGCTTGCGGTATCTGCGCAGGAGATACCAAAGCTTATGCCGGTGCGGAAAGTTTCTGGGGAGGAAATGGCCAGCCGCCATACATAAAAGCACCGATGATACCGGGACATGAATTTGTCGGACATGTTGTTGAGATGGGTGCAAATGTAAAAGGTAATTGGAAAATTGGAGACCGGATATGCCCGGAACAAATTGTCCCTTGCGGAGAGTGTATGTTTTGCAAAACCGGAAGACACTGGATGTGTGAAAAGCATGATCTGTTCGGTTTTCAAAACAATGTAAACGGGGGCATGGCCGAATACGTAAAACTGACAAAAGAGGCCTTGCCATATGCGGTTCCGGAGCATATGCCCATTGAAAAAGCAGCACTGATCGAACCATATGGATGCTCCTATCATTGTGTGGAAAGAGCACAGGTAACAACGAAAGATGTAGTTGTTCTTTCCGGCGCAGGCACACTGGGACTTGGTATGGTGGGGGCGCTTCGCAGGGCAAATCCCAAAAAACTTGTTGTCCTTGACATGAGTGATGAGCGTCTGAAAAAAGCAAAGGAGTTTGGGGCTGACCTTGTAATGAATCCCGGAAAAGAAGATGTGGTGAAAAATATAAAAGAAATGACGGGCGGATACGGCTGCGATATCTACATAGAGGCTACCGGACACCCTTCAAGTGTAACCCAGGGTCTCCAGGCAATCCGTAAAATGGGACGCTTCGTCGAATTTTCCGTGTTCGGTGAAAACGTGAGCTGTGACTGGTCTATTATTTCTGACAGAAAAGAACTGGACCTTTTGGGATCGCACCTGAGTCCGTATTGCTTTGATACGGTCATTGACTGGATAGATACAGAAATATTGCCAACACAAGGTGTGGTCACCAACCAATTTGCACTGGAAGATTGGGAAGAGGCCTTCCATATTGCAAAGACTGGGGAGAATGGGGCATTAAAAGTTGTTCTGGTACCGGAGATGTGCGCGAAAGGAGACTGA
- a CDS encoding ROK family protein gives MPEHFTSATLKIQNKKNILKYIYFQKKATPGRISGYLGLSRPTTAQILRELLAGDFVHQEGFASSTGGRKAQIYTFNQFQKIAVGVEIRIDRYEISAVNLYSDMLKYESFSCSYQNASAYYDKLALSINTFIDSLNVPPEKILGVGIGLQALISSDGQTILYGKILGCTGLNISEFNTRIPYPCVFHHDAECLANSELWMDTALKDAIFFNIRDNLSGAVIINRRFFRGSELKSGVFEHMTLFPGGKPCYCGKKGCVNAYCSFSSLVEPEEEIDTFFQRLRSGDKAAALKWEEYLSHLALAVDNLHMLITSDIIIGGKISNYLTTQDLENLQQKVDKLSAFPNDEGYIRTSKTSNIPLCVGAAIPFVRKYLENTFLGA, from the coding sequence ATGCCAGAACACTTTACTTCAGCTACATTAAAAATACAAAACAAAAAAAATATTTTAAAATATATCTATTTTCAAAAAAAGGCAACACCCGGCAGAATCTCCGGCTATTTAGGCTTAAGCCGCCCGACAACAGCGCAAATTCTCCGCGAACTTCTCGCAGGTGATTTTGTCCATCAGGAAGGCTTTGCCTCATCTACCGGAGGAAGAAAAGCGCAGATCTATACTTTTAATCAGTTTCAGAAAATTGCTGTCGGTGTAGAAATCAGAATTGACCGCTATGAAATTTCAGCCGTTAATTTGTACTCCGATATGTTAAAGTATGAATCCTTCTCCTGTTCATATCAAAACGCATCCGCCTATTACGATAAGCTGGCGCTTTCCATAAACACGTTCATCGATAGTCTCAATGTGCCGCCCGAAAAGATATTGGGTGTAGGGATCGGACTGCAGGCTCTGATTTCTTCCGATGGACAAACAATTTTGTATGGTAAAATATTAGGTTGTACAGGATTAAATATCAGTGAATTTAATACCCGGATTCCCTATCCCTGTGTCTTTCATCACGATGCGGAATGCCTGGCCAATTCAGAATTATGGATGGATACCGCATTAAAAGATGCTATTTTCTTCAATATCAGAGATAACTTAAGCGGTGCGGTAATTATAAACAGAAGATTTTTCAGGGGAAGCGAACTCAAGTCCGGTGTGTTTGAGCACATGACTTTATTCCCGGGAGGCAAACCCTGCTACTGTGGTAAAAAGGGGTGCGTAAATGCATACTGCTCTTTTTCTTCACTTGTTGAACCGGAGGAAGAGATCGATACCTTTTTTCAACGGTTACGTTCCGGTGATAAGGCAGCGGCTCTCAAATGGGAAGAATATCTCTCTCACTTAGCGCTGGCTGTGGATAATCTGCATATGCTTATTACAAGTGATATTATTATCGGCGGAAAGATTTCCAATTATCTGACCACACAGGATTTGGAAAACCTACAGCAAAAGGTGGACAAACTCAGCGCATTTCCCAATGATGAAGGGTATATTAGAACCAGCAAAACATCTAATATACCCTTATGTGTAGGTGCCGCTATTCCATTTGTAAGGAAGTATCTGGAAAACACTTTTCTTGGTGCATAG